In the genome of Meles meles chromosome 4, mMelMel3.1 paternal haplotype, whole genome shotgun sequence, one region contains:
- the RIPPLY3 gene encoding protein ripply3: MRPEAAAGAREARGRVCHCPADGPRRPPPPRGPESPTPWRPWILTSQEAELTRTGSRLEPGGDQQTPGSKGAFGFQHPVRLYLPISKRQEYLQSSGEKVLASFPVQATIHFYNDESDSDDDEQEAENQTFSLQHRETQGPVENSPGGKGRGQPTNPGWSSVGHSGLGGKGPLPHGDPLGATEPASPK, translated from the exons ATGAGACCCGAGGCGGCGGCCGGAGCCCGGGAGGCGCGGGGGCGCGTCTGTCACTGCCCCGCGGATGGTCCCCGGAGGCCACCGCCGCCGCGCGGGCCCGAGAG CCCCACACCGTGGAGACCTTGGATCCTCACATCCCAAGAAGCTGAGCTGACCAGAACTGGAAGCCGG CTTGAACCTGGAGGTGACCAACAAACTCCGGGATCAAAGGGGGCCTTTGGGTTTCAGCATCCTGTAAG ACTTTATTTACCCATTTCAAAGCGCCAAGAGTATCTGCAAAGTTCTGGAGAAAAAGTGCTGGCCAGTTTCCCAGTGCAAGCCACAATCCACTTCTACAACGACGAGTCCGATTCAGATGATGACGAGCAAGAGGCAGAAAACCAGACTTTCAGTCTTCAGCACCGGGAGACTCAAGGTCCGGTGGAAAATAGcccaggagggaagggcagaggtcaGCCGACAAACCCAGGATGGAGTTCTGTAGGACACAGTGGCCTCGGTGGTAAGGGTCCACTCCCTCATGGTGACCCTCTGGGGGCCACAGAACCTGCCTCACCCAAATAA